The following is a genomic window from Cryptococcus depauperatus CBS 7841 chromosome 2, complete sequence.
TGAATGCTGAGATTAACCAGCGAtgaagcaagaaagaagagtaacACACAGGCGATAAAGTGGGAAAATGCTGCATGGTGTTTGGACTCTCTTCCCCGCTATTGGTATATCATAACCTTGCTTTCCCTGTATGGGAGCAACAAATAAATCTAGTTGCGCTTTAAAGCTACGGCAGACTCTTATTACCACTGACCTTAAACAacacctccaccttttctccGCCCGGTGGCTTCCTTGAACCGGTTTCTTTCCGTCCCATCATCCTTAGCTGCCGCCGCAGACGCCCGAGTCACTCTTCTCGGTGTACTTTCTGCTTTTGGCGAAAGCGGTGGCGCGGTTCTGGGTTGGTTTTGTATACCGCCGGAGCGAAGAATAGGAGGTGGCGGGGGTGGAGGCAGAAAATCCGCGGATTGCCAACTTGTTGAGGATGGATGAGCAAGAAAAGGTGCTGGCCGCATCTGCTGCGGTGATTGAGTGGGTGAAATAGTAGGGTTAGAAGTTGAGGGAAACGTTTGTGGGGAAGGAAATCCAGAATGTGGTGTTTGGTTGGAAAACGTTTCGGGTTGTCTAGTTGGGAACATCGATTGAGGTTGGGTCGGAGGTGATTGCGTTTGGGGGGTTTGGTCAGACATTGAGACACCTTGAAGCTGATGAGTTATTTGTCTGAAACGTACTGCTGTTAGCTGTTCATTATTCTATCAATGAATTCCAAACTAACCCGATGTCAATTCTTCTAGAGTTCAAAAACTGCCGACAAGTATCCTTGAATTGGATCAACATGCCTGCTAGACTATTATAAAACTTTATTCCTTCTTCGGCATTATCAATAATTTCCCTCCATTTCCAGTATGCCAAATCCATATCTTGTAGGCAACGCTCGCGCTCTTTGATGGTGAGATTACTCTTACGTTCCGAGATGAATGCTTCGTTTTGTGCCTATGAAGATTCGTTAGTGCACACAAGTTCATTAATAACAAAGTAGTCAAGACCCACCCGAATCTGATCCAACAGCTCATCTTGCTtatttgcttcttcatttATGCCCTTTTTCACTATATCATATTTTTCAAGCCCTTTATCAAAAATGTCTTCAAACCATTCCGTTTTCACATCGCCAGTTCCTCCATGCGCCAGCTTTGTTGCCTCTAGTACTACTTGAGCTCTTATATCATCCGCTGCAGCTATACCTCGTGCTTCTGACAGAATCCGTGCTCTGTGAGCGATGTGATCATCCAGCAGCTCTAATGAAGCACGAAGAGGGCGGACTGAAGGTGGCAAGTCTGCCGTGGAAGATACAGTAGAAGACGGCACATAGTCGTTAATGTCCTCTTCCCCTCCGGAAAGTATTGAGATCATGTCCCGCCATTCACTCCATTTTTTCCTCACAAGAGCATCACTCTCTCCAGCCTGTTTGATGGTTGCCTCATATTGCCCTGCCATCTGCACCAACGGCTGATTGGCGACATGGGATTCTTCCCTTTGACCTTTCAAGACCGGTTGTCGTTCAAACAACATCTCATTTTCCGTAGCTTCTTGGTCAAGAACATCCATCGCTTCGTTGAGGGCTTGGACGTTTGCCTTGGCCAGACGTTGAACTTCGCCAAGTAGATGTTCAATACGCGTTGATCCACCCTGGGAAGTTATTTCTTCAGTTTTCTTGAGTAGAGAAGGGGGTAAACCAATAGGACGATCTAGTGCTTGAATGGAGCCTGGAAGATTtagagattgaagagtaCTGGCTGCTAAACTGTCTAATTCTTCTCGTTTTCTGTCAAGTTCTCGAACAAGAGTATCCTTTCTGTCATCATAAATACCTGTGCTTGTCGTTAGTGCACTaatctttatcttttcaatctgACATACTCAAAGCAAGGTGAACGCCATAAGGAACTAATCCACTGAACAACGCCCCTCCTCCGTCGCTCATAAGCCAAGCTATGGGCTCTTTGACTTCTTTTGGAGTGACTAATTTGACCATGCTTACGCCGTTGATTTGGGAGAGCTGATTAGCTGGGGGAATAGGTTGCACATAGACTAAATCGTTGTCTCGGACTGCCCGCTCAAGGGAGGAATTGATTGCAGCTTGCAATTGCTATAATGTATCTCAACACCGTCCTCTTTGAACTCACGCAGAAATAACCGA
Proteins encoded in this region:
- a CDS encoding pH-response regulator protein palA/RIM20 encodes the protein MSNFLEIPTKIALPLPTFSQHLLDYISTHFHDTHPESFRKDVETLAMMRRDWIESKTECHPEFIRAHIKYYAQLVFLSTKFPSDINVPFTYHLPFPPTFSLSPDVPISLNSLSFEKACVLYNIAALWGSMAGQERRAEAESIKRALGYLTAAAGILEHLMAVVLPVLRSELSSPHAAGYDITASFLGTIKEFVLAEAQECYWQQAVLQGTYKNGLIGKLSMKVSEYYKAALNSMNGTDYPSSSHFPSIWIAHITMKSLHFEAAAQYRLSQEDLEKSRYGEEIARLKIAEGLCKKGIDAVRKGVADSVVADLKQLQAAINSSLERAVRDNDLVYVQPIPPANQLSQINGVSMVKLVTPKEVKEPIAWLMSDGGGALFSGLVPYGVHLALSIYDDRKDTLVRELDRKREELDSLAASTLQSLNLPGSIQALDRPIGLPPSLLKKTEEITSQGGSTRIEHLLGEVQRLAKANVQALNEAMDVLDQEATENEMLFERQPVLKGQREESHVANQPLVQMAGQYEATIKQAGESDALVRKKWSEWRDMISILSGGEEDINDYVPSSTVSSTADLPPSVRPLRASLELLDDHIAHRARILSEARGIAAADDIRAQVVLEATKLAHGGTGDVKTEWFEDIFDKGLEKYDIVKKGINEEANKQDELLDQIRAQNEAFISERKSNLTIKERERCLQDMDLAYWKWREIIDNAEEGIKFYNSLAGMLIQFKDTCRQFLNSRRIDIGQITHQLQGVSMSDQTPQTQSPPTQPQSMFPTRQPETFSNQTPHSGFPSPQTFPSTSNPTISPTQSPQQMRPAPFLAHPSSTSWQSADFLPPPPPPPILRSGGIQNQPRTAPPLSPKAESTPRRVTRASAAAAKDDGTERNRFKEATGRRKGGGVV